One window of the Ureibacillus sp. FSL W7-1570 genome contains the following:
- the flaG gene encoding flagellar protein FlaG, producing MQISAKSAVEVSQVVKTNDNAPLEKVGAQVDSENPGIAKEDRIEISKEKIEQAVNSMNEFLEINHRSTRFVYHDELERYYVTVIDLQTQEVIKEIPPKKLLDAFYEMQKLVGMIIDEKI from the coding sequence TTTCACAGGTTGTAAAAACGAACGATAATGCCCCTTTGGAAAAAGTCGGAGCGCAAGTAGATTCGGAAAATCCGGGCATTGCGAAAGAAGACCGTATCGAAATTTCAAAAGAAAAAATCGAGCAGGCAGTCAATTCCATGAACGAATTTCTGGAAATCAATCATCGCAGCACCAGATTTGTTTACCATGATGAGTTGGAACGCTACTATGTTACGGTCATCGATCTGCAAACACAGGAAGTCATCAAAGAAATTCCGCCGAAAAAGCTGCTTGATGCCTTTTATGAAATGCAAAAACTCGTGGGAATGATCATAGACGAAAAAATTTAA